One Oryza sativa Japonica Group chromosome 8, ASM3414082v1 DNA window includes the following coding sequences:
- the LOC107281927 gene encoding uncharacterized protein — protein sequence MPTRRNKWKQPWKPHGKRRVLGGVWSNEVALMSMAVAVDPLSPRHGKEEATQLPTRIDTGFFTKKGRQAREAIGESWARFFYTSGENIPSPSGSEIHGKYLDATEKDVKKQFDRFKRDWNEYGVTLMCDSWTGPTGMAVINFLIYCNGIMFFHNSVDATGHSQDANFVLKEIRKVVRELGPQHVVQIITDNGSNYKKACRLLRQEYPTIVWQPCVAHTINLMLKEVGKMPDHESVIESARKICRWLYNHSKLHAMMVSAIGGELVKWNATRFGTNYMFLQSFLRRRDQFMQWMASSGFMQSKFSGTMDGRYAHACLSSMSWWENLQTVVNSVQPMYSFLRFADEDKNPNLSEVLLRYQLLRMEYDSLFASERDKFEAYMEIVNRRMHDLTNQTLINASAALNPMTHYQYSPSASVFQDLRQAFEWMTDIDTAAAALLEVEMYRRKTGEFGRALARKMATDGKTSPAQWWSMFASDTPNLKRLALRMVGQCCSSSGCERNWSTFAFVHTKVRNKLTHNKLNKLVYVNYNLRLRIQQANAQVRKEDDDPLQRLLDLSFYESNNQIKKWMDNARSNANPELDEDSTESDAPVPSPLVANLVDLTDLRRTTGASTIAEWADVNIADTHIGKRKTRQPPKKPTSKRAKGTGPQSRNVDSDEETEDSPDYQESNDSSSRTDTDDGDDGGEGGEGTTEVRPTSLTRLRTVITVLQALNELPFHRVTNNNDNILTYHRIATAHSVPLALKVAIQASWTGQSWEEYKAGLLQSHGLMLMSTEEYNMAYNQWNL from the exons atgccgacgaggaggaacaaATGGAAGCAGCCATGGAAGCCTCACGGCAAGAGGCGAGTTTTAGGAGGGGTGTGGAGCAACGAGGTGGCACTTATGAGCATGGCGGTGGCAGTGGATCCGCTCAGTCCGAGGCACGGAAAGGAAGAAGCAACCCAATTGCCA ACACGCATCGATACAGGATTCTTCACAAAGAAGGGAAGGCAAGCTAGGGAGGCCATTGGTGAGTCCTGGGCAAGGTTCTTCTACACCTCGG GTGAAAACATACCTTCTCCAAGCGGTTCGGAGATTCATGGGAAGTACCTTGATGCTACGGAGAAGGACGTCAAGAAGCAATTCGACAGGTTCAAGCGTGATTGGAATGAGTACGGTGTTACTCTAATGTGTGATTCTTGGACAGGACCGACGGGTATGGCGGTCATCAACTTTTTGATATATTGCAATGGAATCATGTTTTTCCACAACTCCGTTGATGCCACCGGCCATAGCCAAGATGCTAACTTCGTACTGAAG GAGATAAGAAAGGTGGTTCGCGAATTAGGCCCGCAACATGTCGTTCAGATTATCACAGACAATGGTTCTAACTACAAGAAGGCCTGCAGACTGTTGCGCCAAGAGTATCCAACAATTGTGTGGCAACCTTGTGTGGCGCACACAATTAACTTGATGCTTAAGGAGGTTGGAAAAATGCCGGACCATGAAAGTGTGATTGAGAGTGCAAGGAAAATTTGCAGATGGCTATACAACCATTCCAAGCTGCATGCCATGATGGTGTCTGCTATAGGTGGTGAACTGGTTAAGTGGAATGCTACACGGTTCGGCACAAACTACATGTTCCTTCAGAGCTTCCTTAGGAGGCGAGATCAGTTCATGCAGTGGATGGCTTCTTCTGGGTTCATGCAAAGCAAATTCAGTGGCACAATGGATGGCAGGTATGCGCACGCATGCCTATCTAGCATGTCTTGGTGGGAGAACTTACAGACCGTGGTCAACTCAGTCCAGCCGATGTACTCCTTCCTTCGATTTGCTGACGAGGACAAGAACCCCAATTTGAGTGAGGTTCTTCTGAGATATCAGTTGTTGAGAATGGAATATGACAGTCTCTTTGCGAGTGAAAGGGATAAATTCGAAGCATACATGGAAATTGTCAATAGGAGAATGCACGACCTCACCAATCAAACTCTAATCAATGCCA GTGCGGCATTAAACCCTATGACTCACTACCAATACTCTCCAAGTGCCAGCGTCTTCCAAGACCTCCGTCAGGCCTTTGAGTGGATGACGGACATCGatacagccgccgccgctttgcTTGAGGTTGAGATGTATCGCCGTAAGACTGGTGAATTTGGGAGGGCCCTTGCAAGAAAGATGGCAACTGATGGAAAAACTTCCCCTG CACAATGGTGGTCTATGTTTGCCTCAGACACGCCGAATTTGAAGAGGCTTGCGTTGCGCATGGTTGGTCAATGTTGCTCTTCAAGTGGATGTGAACGGAACTGGAGCACATTCGCATTCGTGCATACCAAGGTCCGTAATAAACTTACCCACAACAAGCTCAACAAACTAGTTTATGTGAACTACAACCTTCGCCTACGAATTCAGCAAGCAAATGCCCAAGTTAGGAAGGAGGACGACGATCCCCTTCAGAGACTATTGGACCTATCATTCTATGAAAGTAACAATCAGATTAAAAAATGGATGGATAATGCTCGGTCCAATGCCAACCCAGAACTAGATGAAGACTCAACTGAAAGTGATGCTCCCGTGCCTAGTCCACTTGTAGCCAACCTAGTGGACTTGACTGACCTGCGCAGAACCACGGGAGCTTCTACTATTGCAGAGTGGGCTGATGTGAATATAGCTGACACTCATATTGGAAAAAGGAAGACTCGACAGCCACCAAAAAAACCTACATCCAAAAGAGCTAAGGGCACAGGTCCACAGTCTCGCAATGTTGATAGCGATGAAGAGACCGAAGATAGCCCAGACTACCAAGAGTCCAATGATAGTAGCTCAAGAACTGATACAGATGATGGAGACGATGGTGGTGAAGGAGGAGAAGGAACCACTGAA GTGAGGCCGACTTCACTCACGCGACTCAGGACCGTGATCACGGTGCTCCAAGCTCTCAACGAACTACCGTTTCACCGAGTGACCAACAACAACGACAACATCTTGACATACCACAGGATAGCTACAGCTCATTCAGTGCCTCTAGCATTGAAAGTGGCTATCCAAG CATCATGGACAGGTCAAAGTTGGGAGGAATACAAGGCAGGGTTGCTACAGTCGCATGGATTGATGCTCATGTCCACAGAGGAGTACAACATGGCATATAATCAGTGGAACTTATAG